From Anopheles arabiensis isolate DONGOLA chromosome 3, AaraD3, whole genome shotgun sequence, a single genomic window includes:
- the LOC120903336 gene encoding transmembrane protein 60: MGFVQRALFTWFILLVFLVVLCLRLENRIYWNWFLVFIPLWLYDVILVAWAVIEIVQRQHANRLISLHHYKYYVVGIVLKIFSQITICLKLEYKSIPMYVMMIPIWMLLALLIVFVGTHLQPKPRSIGSNRSNRQSAGVSS, from the coding sequence ATGGGTTTCGTACAGCGCGCGCTCTTCACCTGGTTCATTCTGCTAGTGTTTCTGGTGGTGCTCTGTCTGCGGCTCGAAAACCGTATCTACTGGAACTGGTTCCTCGTCTTCATACCGCTATGGCTGTACGACGTGATACTGGTGGCGTGGGCCGTGATCGAAATCGTGCAAAGGCAGCACGCAAATCGGCTCATCTCACTGCACCACTACAAGTACTACGTGGTTGGGATAGTGTTGAAAATTTTCTCCCAAATCACTATCTGCCTGAAGCTCGAGTACAAATCGATACCGATGTACGTGATGATGATTCCGATCTGGATGTTGCTAGCACTGCTGATCGTTTTCGTTGGAACGCACCTGCAACCGAAACCGCGCTCGATCGGCTCGAACCGCAGCAACCGCCAGTCGGCGGGCGTATCCTCCTGA